In a genomic window of Temperatibacter marinus:
- the flaF gene encoding flagellar biosynthesis regulator FlaF, with amino-acid sequence MSYNAYQKAQQSTETHAEVEYRLFATVTRALISVEEKERYDPEFVKALDWNRRMWSTLSSDCGTEGNNLPKELRASIISLAIWVSKHSSHVARGSESITDLIAINKTIMEGLQLQIQNSKPTKAATPTNSGYQTSQSPQSQNQTASAQPPTFKSTSI; translated from the coding sequence ATGTCATATAATGCCTATCAGAAAGCTCAGCAAAGTACAGAGACCCATGCTGAAGTTGAATATAGACTATTTGCAACAGTGACGAGAGCCCTTATTTCTGTTGAAGAAAAAGAACGCTATGACCCTGAATTTGTTAAAGCTCTAGATTGGAACAGAAGAATGTGGTCTACCCTTTCTTCTGATTGCGGTACAGAAGGCAACAATCTCCCTAAAGAATTGAGAGCCAGTATTATCTCCCTTGCCATATGGGTTTCTAAACATTCTTCTCACGTAGCGCGTGGCAGCGAGAGTATTACAGATCTAATCGCCATCAATAAAACCATCATGGAAGGCTTGCAACTTCAAATCCAGAACAGTAAACCTACCAAGGCCGCAACACCAACCAACTCTGGCTACCAAACATCTCAAAGCCCACAGTCCCAGAA